The Gloeomargarita sp. SRBZ-1_bins_9 genome window below encodes:
- the gloA gene encoding lactoylglutathione lyase has translation MRILHTMLRVSDLEASIRFYCDVLGMKLLRRQDYPEGQFTLAYLGYGDETEQTVIELTYNWGQSHYDLGNGFGHIALGVDDIYATCEHIRAKGGKIVREPGPMKHGSTEIAFVEDPTGYKIELIQLKTYEPFQSPAG, from the coding sequence ATGCGTATCCTGCACACCATGCTCCGCGTCAGTGACCTGGAGGCCTCTATCCGCTTTTACTGCGATGTGTTGGGAATGAAATTGTTGCGGCGGCAGGATTACCCCGAGGGGCAGTTTACACTGGCATATTTGGGTTACGGTGATGAGACCGAGCAGACGGTTATTGAGCTGACCTACAACTGGGGGCAAAGCCACTACGACTTGGGGAATGGATTTGGTCACATTGCCCTGGGGGTTGATGATATTTACGCCACCTGTGAGCACATTCGGGCCAAGGGGGGAAAAATTGTGCGTGAACCCGGCCCCATGAAACACGGTTCTACCGAAATTGCTTTTGTGGAAGACCCCACCGGGTACAAGATTGAACTCATCCAGCTCAAGACCTACGAACCTTTCCAATCTCCCGCTGGTTAG
- a CDS encoding DUF3067 family protein — MKTAQDLQQLLQRKWGHAYDVQLRRLRNRVYFQVMWRYLEQASFPLSEEEYLDHLHNILLYLHEWQVVDQVWQWLEQTRERPRLGRAVSLPLPLGQRAAEWLEDLG, encoded by the coding sequence ATGAAGACGGCACAGGACCTACAGCAACTGCTCCAGCGCAAGTGGGGCCATGCCTACGACGTACAACTGCGCCGCCTGCGGAACCGGGTTTACTTTCAAGTCATGTGGCGCTACCTGGAGCAGGCTTCATTTCCCCTCAGTGAGGAAGAATACCTAGACCACCTGCACAACATTCTGCTGTACTTGCATGAATGGCAAGTGGTGGATCAGGTGTGGCAATGGTTAGAGCAGACCCGGGAACGGCCGCGCCTGGGACGAGCGGTCAGTTTGCCCCTTCCTCTCGGTCAACGGGCGGCAGAGTGGTTGGAGGACCTAGGATAA